In Scyliorhinus torazame isolate Kashiwa2021f chromosome 18, sScyTor2.1, whole genome shotgun sequence, the following are encoded in one genomic region:
- the LOC140395047 gene encoding uncharacterized protein, with amino-acid sequence MQSSKTSQLPVNLGQTMDEFEASTLSSQQSLSSISSQCSEMQEEIMAEELLKVMNFAASKIQALWRGYCTRKQLYIEQGAAMFLQAFWRGYQVRKLLQVPVSKPLLIHVKSLASWAQSQEQRRLLQAGQIHIQSRQHCQRQPIQLPIQKGPMWTSSLQRKILAATIIQAYWRGYVVRRDLAIKTGAAIFIQSFYRGYLARRNLKANSTPDPIPQDEEAKMVAYNMSFGPGHFKTQTPVPESPQWNSSSFQTGLRKMSLPRSRLAENASFLYSGNNDCVSGKGDTVQATKPRRLLSWYPDSRQENDTSAGTMSTIQMGYKSSVFVPGYFIEGAGDTTSMSGQHSTIQTQPKYISPVREVKEKDLDLVKSGKWEKHQNVKNKDRMCQQNILGITAARPKYCYRGQENVEGKGERNKSVSQYLVKCTPYASGKARKLIRYREDSSSVSSLSDQPFNEAPASKLDCDLSELEVPRRSPSYCRKSSARKTLKQLREESAAAGTIQAVWKGHCARRFLRQQADAATKIQAIFRSYRIRKEFANEGIFPLVYAKDSCRYLNKERVSQTASSRSNRPQSGGGSESPGDGATDYPTASTPGDSQRTGADPRHVNSESETFVQPSQRLETAKREPVCSSATPVLEAEEAPSSSPPAVTPGSEGRKCSQSHHWMQKTVQTRKQYQVRIRAACTIQAGWRGHQTRGSIRKQREAATKIQAHFRGFRIRKLMSNMEREEDLSDITDGASWGTPDSETRDAPDYLYLKTEAVNGHAAREPPRNREARIQVEFCCQHNPAWRDQAKPDGPAIFVKRNPCYNPRKVTIHVKAAGGDMS; translated from the coding sequence ATGCAGTCTTCGAAGACCAGTCAACTCCCTGTAAACCTGGGTCAGACGATGGACGAGTTTGAGGCCTCAACATTAAGCTCTCAGCAAAGTCTTTCCTCAATATCATCACAATGCAGTGAGATGCAGGAGGAGATCATGGCAGAGGAGTTGCTGAAAGTTATGAACTTTGCAGCCTCAAAGATCCAGGCCTTGTGGCGAGGCTATTGCACCAGGAAACAACTCTACATAGAGCAGGGTGCAGCCATGTTTCTGCAAGCCTTCTGGAGGGGTTACCAAGTCAGGAAGCTTCTCCAAGTGCCGGTTAGCAAACCTCTGCTAATCCATGTCAAGTCCCTGGCCAGCTGGGCGCAATCCCAGGAGCAGCGGCGGCTACTGCAAGCTGGTCAGATTCATATCCAGAGTCGGCAGCATTGTCAGCGACAACCTATCCAACTACCCATACAGAAAGGCCCCATGTGGACAAGCAGTTTACAGCGGAAGATCCTCGCTGCCACCATTATCCAGGCCTACTGGAGAGGTTACGTGGTGAGGAGAGACCTAGCCATTAAAACTGGAGCCGCCATTTTCATCCAATCCTTTTACAGGGGTTACCTGGCCCGACGCAATCTCAAAGCTAACTCCACACCTGACCCAATACCCCAGGACGAGGAGGCCAAGATGGTGGCTTATAACATGTCCTTCGGTCCAGGTCACTTTAAAACACAAACTCCTGTTCCAGAAAGCCCTCAGTGGAATTCCAGCTCCttccaaacaggattaaggaaaatgtcATTGCCCAGAAGTAGACTAGCAGAGAATGCTTCTTTCTTATACTCCGGCAATAATGATTGTGTCTCAGGAAAAGGTGACACTGTGCAAGCGACCAAACCCAGACGCCTTTTGAGTTGGTACCCTGACTCTAGACAGGAAAATGATACTTCAGCAGGGACAATGTCGACCATTCAGATGGGCTACAAGAGTAGTGTGTTTGTTCCTGGGTATTTTATAGAAGGTGCTGGCGACACCACCTCGATGAGTGGTCAACACAGCACCATCCAAACACAGCCAAAGTATATCAGCCCCGTGAGGGAAGTGAAGGAAAAAGATTTGGACCTGGTAAAATCAGGGAAATGGGAAAAACACCAAAATGTAAAGAACAAGGACAGAATGTGCCAGCAGAACATTCTGGGCATAACAGCAGCAAGGCCGAAATACTGTTACAGGGGCCAGGAGAATGTCGAGGGTAAAGGGGAGAGAAACAAGTCTGTCTCCCAGTATCTGGTGAAATGCACTCCCTATGCCTCCGGTAAAGCTAGAAAACTTATCCGCTACAGGGAGGATTCCAGCTCAGTTTCCTCTCTGAGTGACCAACCCTTTAATGAGGCTCCGGCCTCCAAACTGGACTGTGACCTTTCTGAGCTGGAAGTGCCGAGGCGGAGCCCCTCCTATTGCCGCAAATCCTCAGCCCGGAAGACCCTGAAGCAGCTGAGGGAGGAAAGCGCTGCTGCTGGAACCATTCAGGCAGTGTGGAAAGGCCACTGTGCCCGCAGATTCCTCAGGCAACAAGCGGATGCAGCCACCAAAATCCAGGCCATTTTCAGAAGTTACCGGATCAGGAAAGAGTTTGCAAATGAAGGGATTTTCCCCCTGGTTTATGCAAAGGACTCGTGCAGGTATCTGAACAAAGAGCGGGTGTCACAGACTGCCAGCAGCAGAAGCAATCGTCCTCAATCTGGAGGAGGATCTGAGAGCCCTGGTGATGGGGCAACGGATTACCCCACAGCCTCTACGCCAGGGGATTCTCAGAGGACGGGCGCTGATCCCAGACACGTCAACAGTGAATCGGAAACATTCGTTCAGCCTTCCCAAAGACTGGAGACGGCCAAAAGagagccagtctgcagctctgCCACTCCTGTCTTGGAGGCAGAGGAAGCTCCCAGCTCATCGCCACCTGCTGTTACCCCTGGCAGCGAGGGTAGGAAATGCAGTCAGTCACATCACTGGATGCAAAAGACGGTGCAAACCAGGAAGCAGTACCAGGTGAGAATCCGCGCTGCCTGCACCATCCAGGCAGGCTGGAGAGGGCACCAAACCCGAGGTTCAATCAGGAAACAGCGCGAGGCCGCGACAAAGATCCAGGCTCATTTCCGGGGATTCCGGATCAGGAAGTTAATGAGCAACATGGAGAGGGAGGAAGATCTGAGTGACATCACCGATGGTGCCAGCTGGGGAACCCCTGATTCCGAGACACGAGATGCTCCGGACTATTTATATTTAAAGACAGAAGCTGTGAATGGCCACGCTGCCAGGGAGCCACCAAGAAACAGAGAGGCGAGAATCCAAGTGGAATTCTGCTGCCAACACAACCCGGCCTGGAGGGATCAGGCCAAACCAGATGGACCAGCAATTTTTGTGAAGCGTAACCCGTGCTACAACCCCCGAAAGGTCACCATACATGTGAAAGCAGCGGGGGGAGACATGAGCTGA